CGCTTCAATATTATGTCTTCGCGTAGTCAGAAACTGCTTGAACCGATGCTCCGCGAGGTGGGCATACGGATAAACGGTCCTGAACCGTGGGATATGACCATTCATGATGCGCGCTTTTTTGACCGCTTCATAAGAGACGGCACGCTGGGTGCGGGCGAGAGTTACGTGGATGGCTGGTGGGACTGCGAGCGCCTCGATGAGCTTACTGTGCGCGTACTCAGTTCTAAACTTTCGGACCTATTTGCCAGAAACTGGAAACTCCGGCTGCATCATTTGCAAAAGGTACTCCTCGATCGGCAAAGAGGACACCGCAGCATGGCCGTCGCGGAACAGCATTACGATCTCGGCAATGAATTCTTTGCCCGAATGCTTGGTCCGACCATGGTGTACTCCTGCGCTTACTGGCACGACGCCGACAATCTCGATGAGGCTCAGCGGAACAAGATGGACCTGTGCTGCCGCAAGCTCGAGCTCAAAGAAGGTGACAGGCTGCTCGACGTCGGATGTGGCTGGGGATCGATGATGAAGTACGCGGCGGAAAACTACGGCTGTGAGGTTATCGGCATCACAATCTCGGAGCAGCAGTGCGAATATGCTGAACGTATCACCAAAGATCTACCGGTCGAAGTGCGGCTTCTGAATTATCGCGATGCTCGACCGGATGACCTTGGTACATTCGACAAAGTCGTTTCGATAGGCATGTTCGAGCATGTCGGAAAACGTAATTACCGGAGTTTCATGCAATTTATCGACCGGGTTCTGGCGCCCGGTGGTCTGTTTCTTCTGCACACCATCGGCAGAATTGCCGACGTGCAAGATCGATGGTTTGAACGGTATATCTTTCCCAACAGTTGTCTGCCCGAGCTTAAGGACCTGGCGGATGCAATCGCTAAAATTTTCGTCCTGGAAGACGTGCAGAACATCGGTCCGCATTACGATAAGACCACGCTCGCCTGGCATCGGAACTTCGAACAGTTTGCCAAGGAAGGTCTTGCTGAAGAAAACCCGAAGTTCTACCGCATGTGGCGCTATTACCTGCTGACGGGGGCCGGTAATTTTCGTATGCGCGACAGGGGCGCCGTTTGGCAGATGGTGTTATCCAAAGGTGGCGTCCCGGTGGGCTACGTTGCCCCCCGCTAATTCAGTTGCCCCCAGAACTTGAGGAAATCACGGCGGTCTTCTTCTGACCGTAAGCGGGCACTAAGACGCAGGAAGCCACTAATTCTGGCAGAAGGTCGCTTTACGACCCAAAGCGGTCTTTGACCGGCACGCAGGTCGTAGCTATCAATTCTAGGTCGCCCATTTGGCGACTCAGTAAACACCGAGGGAATATCCATGCGTCGTCCAGCGCTTATCCTATTTCTTTGCTGTCTTTTTGTGACCGTAACCGCACATAGCGAGATCTGCGCGGAGCGAGGATTGTCCATGGGATCCGGCAGCTACGTGATTGACGGTGGTGCAGGTCGAAACGACAAATGTATCGAGGTTTATTACCATGTGCCGCAAGGACTCACAAATGAGTCACCAGTTGTCATTGTGGTCCCGGGCGCAGGTCGGAACGGTTGGGACTATCGTGATTCGTGGATTGAAGCATCGGAGAAATACAACGTGCTGGTACTTTCTCCCAGTTTCTCGGAAGAACATTACCCGAGATTTTGGAATTACAACCTAGCAGGAATGATCTCTGACGTTGAAATTGGCGGAAATCCGCGGCGTATCGCTGGGTACAACATCAGCACCAATCCCAAAGAGTGGATACTCAGTGACTTGGACCGCATATTCAGCAACGCTACGAAACAACTCGACATGACTGCGTCGTTCTATGATGCTTTCGGACATTCGGCAGGTGGTCAGTTTTTGCATCGCATGGCGATGTTTCACGTTGGGCATAAAGCCCGTCGAATTCTAGCGGCCAATTCCGGTTGGTATACAGTACCGGTATTCGACGTCCGGTTTCCCTACGGACTAGACGGAAGCATCGCAACGCGCGAATTGCTTGTTCAATCATTCAAGGCTCCTCTGGTTGTTTTTCTTGGCGAGCGTGATGATAAAGACGAGACGCGAGGAGATTTAGCCAGCTCCCCCGAAATCGATATCCAAGGTCCTGGCCGTATCGAGCGGGGCCAATACTTTTATTCGAACGCCATGAAGACAGCGGTGGAAATCGACGTGGACATCGAGTGGAACATGGTTGTCGTGCCCGACGTTGGTCACGACTATCGGCGTATGAGCAGAGCCGCAGCAGAGTATCTATACGCGCCAAAATAGATACATAACAGACCGTTCCGGCCCAAGCTCGCTTCACCTGTTCGACCGCTTGTGGCCGTTTGCTGCCCGTCGCGTCCTGCACCAGATTTTTTTTGAACGACCGCTTTTGACGGAACCGGACAGTTTCTCGGTTGGTTAAACGGTTGGTTAAACCAAAAACGGGCTAGCCAAAAACCTGCTAACCCGTTGATTTAATTGGTACTCCCTAGGGGATTCGAACCCCTGTTACCGCCGTGAGAGGGCGGTTGTTACTCCCCTGCCAGCGCATCCTCGAGTAATGACTCGAGCCGGGAGAATCGCTTGCTGTAATCGTTGCACCAGGTCTGCGGGATCAAACCATACATCGTCGGGCAGACGTTGGAATAGGCCTGCGGCCGATCCACTTTCAAATGGCCGGTCGACTCGTCCAGTTCGTACTTGATGGTGTCACCGGGAACGACCTCGATATAGGCATTGACCAACTCCGGAAATTCATCGCCAATCGGTATGCCATGCCAGGGGTAAGCCTTGAAAAGATAGCCGAGCAAATTCCAAAGCGTTTCTTTTTTTCAGCCATTGCCCACTCGTACGGTCAATTTGTATAGGCCGGGGGCAGCGGTCTATCGAGATCCTTGTAGCGCTCGAACAGCAACGTCGACCGGCTTACCATCGGAATTGTTTTGCCACGAATCATTACGAAATCGGCGAAGGTACTCACTTCCAGCGGGTCACCGCTCCAGATCACGAGATCGGCCTCCGCGCCGACGGAAACCGTGCCATAGCTTGCCTGCACACCAAAAATTTTCGCTGGATTAATGGTCAAAGCCCGCAAAGCGGTCTCGTAGGACAACCCGTTCGCTACGGCTACGCCAGCCGCCTGCTTCATATTTCGCGAATTGTGCGAATTGCCGGAGGAAAAAGCCACCATCACGCCGGCCGCGTCCAGCCTGGCGGCATTCTCCAAAGTAGAGCCGAGCGCTGCAAAACTGCTCGGCAGATTCTGCAGCGGATCGAGGATCACCGGCACATTGGCATCAGCCAGTTTGTCGGCGACGATCCACGCCTCGGCGCCGCTGTTTATTACCAGGCGTATACCAAACTCGTTGGCCAGACGCAGTGCGGATTCGATGTCGCTCGCGCGATCGACCGTCGCCACGATCGGGCGCTGGCCATTGAGCACTTCCACCAGGGAGTCCAGGTCCAGCCTGTTTAGCCGGTAGGCTCGTCGCCGGCCCTGCGCATACGCATCATGATTGGCGGCATAGTCGCGGGCATCCTGCAGCGCCTCGCGGAGCAGCAACAGCGCATTGGCCCGCGACCCGCCGGCAAGTCTCGCACCGGTTTCGCCAAGCATGA
Above is a window of Pseudomonadota bacterium DNA encoding:
- the cfa gene encoding cyclopropane fatty acyl phospholipid synthase, with protein sequence MSSRSQKLLEPMLREVGIRINGPEPWDMTIHDARFFDRFIRDGTLGAGESYVDGWWDCERLDELTVRVLSSKLSDLFARNWKLRLHHLQKVLLDRQRGHRSMAVAEQHYDLGNEFFARMLGPTMVYSCAYWHDADNLDEAQRNKMDLCCRKLELKEGDRLLDVGCGWGSMMKYAAENYGCEVIGITISEQQCEYAERITKDLPVEVRLLNYRDARPDDLGTFDKVVSIGMFEHVGKRNYRSFMQFIDRVLAPGGLFLLHTIGRIADVQDRWFERYIFPNSCLPELKDLADAIAKIFVLEDVQNIGPHYDKTTLAWHRNFEQFAKEGLAEENPKFYRMWRYYLLTGAGNFRMRDRGAVWQMVLSKGGVPVGYVAPR
- a CDS encoding inorganic diphosphatase; this translates as MLGYLFKAYPWHGIPIGDEFPELVNAYIEVVPGDTIKYELDESTGHLKVDRPQAYSNVCPTMYGLIPQTWCNDYSKRFSRLESLLEDALAGE
- a CDS encoding amidohydrolase family protein — protein: MNHQGKYLWAVFVSLVFVPGVLAAEVIAITGATVYTMTEQGTLNDATVLVENGHIVAVGSGIAIPDGAEEIEANGRIVTPGFFDAYSYFGVVEIDLVQETVDVIQTDERYTAAFELADVINPRSTLIPINRIEGVTRAMVAPRAGFYQEINNSPILGLGSVIHLGSTENFIVARNSALFVMLGETGARLAGGSRANALLLLREALQDARDYAANHDAYAQGRRRAYRLNRLDLDSLVEVLNGQRPIVATVDRASDIESALRLANEFGIRLVINSGAEAWIVADKLADANVPVILDPLQNLPSSFAALGSTLENAARLDAAGVMVAFSSGNSHNSRNMKQAAGVAVANGLSYETALRALTINPAKIFGVQASYGTVSVGAEADLVIWSGDPLEVSTFADFVMIRGKTIPMVSRSTLLFERYKDLDRPLPPAYTN